One part of the Mycolicibacterium aromaticivorans JS19b1 = JCM 16368 genome encodes these proteins:
- a CDS encoding alpha/beta fold hydrolase — protein sequence MHYDLRLRPAQPETPAPDAFTIHRREVPASPGRDGLSLAYIHEGIGGYPLLLLHGYPETKRIWWRNIAAFVDAGYEVIAPDLRGHGDSDVSQDDVYDIAAYSRDVYLLVHDVLSHERCGVVGGDVGGVVAVDLLHRYPGFVDKLVFFDTVPPLVFDDYVAAGLDPMSILSDGPTGDYRERQGATPDELAADLDTVDKRRRYIGEMYGHRLWASPGTFSSHDVDFMTEPFGSEERLRAGWAVYQLAHGRPVSEPPIMDRKVDVPTLVLYGMDDHVVGPEFMHFCEVAFTDRTGPVVLPGAGHFLQWERADLFNALVSAFFGDLRVRHELSD from the coding sequence ATGCACTACGACCTACGGCTGCGTCCGGCGCAGCCCGAGACCCCAGCCCCGGATGCGTTCACCATCCACCGCCGCGAGGTACCGGCAAGCCCGGGCCGGGACGGATTGTCGCTGGCCTACATTCACGAAGGTATCGGCGGGTATCCGCTGCTCCTGTTGCACGGCTACCCCGAGACCAAGCGGATCTGGTGGCGCAACATCGCCGCGTTCGTGGACGCCGGTTACGAGGTGATCGCCCCAGACCTGCGCGGGCACGGCGACTCCGATGTGTCGCAGGACGACGTGTACGACATCGCGGCCTACAGCCGTGATGTGTATCTGTTGGTGCACGACGTCCTGAGTCACGAACGCTGCGGCGTTGTCGGCGGGGACGTCGGTGGGGTGGTCGCGGTGGATCTGCTGCACCGGTATCCGGGCTTCGTCGACAAGCTGGTGTTCTTCGACACCGTGCCGCCGCTGGTGTTCGACGACTATGTCGCGGCGGGCCTGGACCCGATGAGCATCCTGAGTGACGGCCCGACCGGGGACTACCGCGAGCGGCAGGGCGCCACCCCGGACGAACTGGCTGCCGACCTCGATACGGTCGACAAGAGGCGGCGCTACATCGGGGAGATGTACGGCCACCGGCTGTGGGCCTCGCCGGGGACGTTCAGCTCGCACGACGTCGACTTCATGACCGAGCCGTTCGGCAGCGAGGAGCGGCTGCGGGCCGGGTGGGCGGTGTATCAGTTAGCTCATGGCCGCCCGGTCAGCGAGCCGCCGATCATGGACCGCAAGGTCGATGTGCCGACGCTGGTCCTCTACGGCATGGACGATCACGTCGTCGGCCCGGAGTTCATGCACTTCTGCGAGGTCGCCTTCACCGACCGGACCGGACCCGTCGTGCTGCCCGGCGCCGGGCACTTCCTGCAGTGGGAGCGGGCCGATTTGTTTAATGCCCTGGTCAGCGCATTTTTTGGGGACTTACGCGTCCGTCACGAGCTATCTGACTGA